A single window of Methylacidimicrobium sp. AP8 DNA harbors:
- a CDS encoding 2-isopropylmalate synthase yields MNEAARVTIFDTTLRDGEQCPGASMTPRQKLEVARQLARLGVDVIEAGFPVISQGDFASVRDIAEQIEGPKICGLARCIAADIDAAGEALRPAGRRGRIHVFLATSSIHREHKLAKSREEVVRIAVEAIRRARGYVEDVEFSPEDATRTEPDFLVRIVTEAIAAGATTINIPDTVGYATPGEFAERIRMLRESVPNIGMAVLSVHCHNDLGLAVANSLAALQAGARQVEGTINGIGERAGNAALEEIVMALRTRRDVFGGLDTGIHAKEIVRTSRLVARMSGLHVQRNKAIVGENAFAHSAGIHQDGVLKKRETYEIMDPTSVGWGESELPLTKHSGRAALEKRLRTLGFGLSREEIDAIFGKFKEIGDKKKFVYDDDLVALAEGQITRIQETFELVYWSVSTAFQGVPTATVRLRKGGAVLTDAGVGDGSVDAAMKAIDRITGRHGHLVEYRVEAVTEGKDAIGEVTVRVDFGENRLITGKAASTDVVDASVRAYLNAVNRSFLARTAPGAEAGDASSPEKTSGREPVAAAAACS; encoded by the coding sequence ATGAACGAGGCTGCTCGGGTCACGATCTTCGATACTACGTTGCGGGACGGAGAGCAGTGTCCCGGGGCGAGCATGACGCCCCGGCAAAAGCTCGAGGTAGCGCGCCAGCTGGCGAGGCTCGGCGTCGATGTGATCGAGGCCGGCTTTCCGGTCATCAGCCAGGGGGATTTCGCCTCGGTTCGGGATATCGCCGAGCAGATCGAGGGTCCGAAAATCTGCGGGCTGGCACGCTGCATCGCGGCGGACATCGACGCAGCGGGCGAGGCGCTGCGGCCGGCCGGAAGGCGCGGACGGATTCACGTTTTCCTGGCGACCTCGTCGATCCACCGCGAGCACAAGCTGGCGAAGAGCCGGGAGGAAGTCGTTCGCATCGCCGTCGAGGCGATTCGCCGCGCCCGCGGCTACGTCGAGGACGTGGAATTTTCTCCGGAGGATGCGACCCGGACGGAGCCCGATTTTCTCGTGCGCATCGTGACCGAAGCGATCGCCGCGGGCGCAACGACGATCAACATCCCCGATACCGTCGGATACGCGACGCCCGGAGAGTTCGCGGAACGGATCCGGATGCTTCGCGAAAGCGTTCCCAACATCGGGATGGCCGTGCTGAGTGTGCATTGCCACAACGACCTCGGCTTGGCGGTGGCCAACTCGCTGGCGGCGCTCCAGGCGGGGGCGCGGCAGGTCGAAGGGACGATCAACGGGATCGGCGAGCGGGCCGGGAACGCGGCGCTCGAGGAGATCGTGATGGCGCTTCGCACGCGCCGCGACGTGTTCGGCGGACTCGATACGGGCATCCATGCCAAGGAGATCGTCCGGACCAGCCGCCTGGTGGCTCGGATGTCGGGTCTCCACGTCCAGCGCAACAAGGCAATCGTCGGAGAAAATGCGTTCGCCCATAGCGCCGGAATTCATCAGGACGGAGTCCTCAAGAAGAGAGAGACCTACGAGATCATGGATCCTACCTCGGTCGGCTGGGGGGAGAGCGAGCTGCCCTTGACGAAGCACAGCGGCCGGGCCGCCTTGGAAAAAAGGCTCCGGACTCTGGGATTCGGGCTGAGCCGCGAGGAGATCGACGCGATCTTCGGGAAATTCAAGGAGATCGGCGACAAAAAGAAGTTCGTGTACGACGACGATCTGGTCGCTCTGGCCGAAGGACAGATCACCAGAATCCAGGAGACTTTCGAACTGGTCTATTGGAGCGTTTCGACGGCATTCCAGGGAGTGCCCACTGCTACTGTCCGCCTCCGCAAGGGAGGGGCGGTGTTGACGGACGCCGGGGTGGGCGACGGGTCGGTCGACGCGGCGATGAAAGCGATCGATCGGATCACCGGACGGCACGGGCACTTGGTCGAATATCGGGTGGAAGCCGTCACCGAAGGCAAAGACGCGATCGGCGAAGTCACGGTTCGCGTGGACTTCGGCGAGAACAGGCTGATCACTGGGAAAGCCGCCTCCACCGATGTGGTCGATGCGAGCGTTCGAGCTTATCTCAACGCCGTCAATCGTTCCTTTCTTGCCCGGACGGCGCCCGGAGCCGAGGCGGGCGACGCCTCTTCTCCGGAAAAGACATCCGGCCGGGAGCCCGTGGCAGCCGCTGCAGCCTGCTCTTGA